One Dictyostelium discoideum AX4 chromosome 3 chromosome, whole genome shotgun sequence genomic region harbors:
- a CDS encoding coiled-coil family protein, protein MTLFASISLISNPLKGSNSRISSSNGSGILMGSNSITCGGCGGTTTTIKSSGSFTIDSSINVYVDSKNVYSRTYHDSFNGCSS, encoded by the exons atgactTTGTTTG cttCAATCTCTTTAATTTCTAATCCATTAAAAGGATCAAACTCAAGAATCTCATCATCAAATGGAAGTGGTATTTTAATGggatcaaattcaataacaTGTGGAGGTTGTGGTggaacaactactacaataAAATCATCTGGTTCATTTACAATTGATTCTAGTATTAATGTTTATGTGGATTCTAAAAATGTTTATTCACGTACTTATCATGATTCATTTAATGGCTGTTCTAGTTAA
- a CDS encoding coiled-coil family protein, which yields MTLFSSISSISNPMTSSKSIIASFGSGTIMSSNSIACGSGCGGGRGGILGLGLGLGLNLFGGSRGACGGNGGSGNPAQGGNGSCCGGPCCGI from the exons atgacaCTTTTCT caTCAAtctcatcaatttcaaaccCAATGACAAGTTCAAAATCTATAATAGCATCATTTGGTAGTGGAACTATTATGagttcaaattcaattgcaTGTGGTAGTGGTTGTGGAGGTGGAAGAGGTGGTATTCTTGGTTTAGGTTTAGGATTaggattaaatttatttggagGTTCTAGAGGTGCttgtggtggtaatggtggaTCTGGAAATCCTGCTCAAGGAGGAAATGGTTCTTGTTGTGGAGGTCCATGTTGtggtatttaa
- the hop2 gene encoding hypothetical protein (homologous-pairing protein 2): protein MSKKITKKDEVEENILNLINKANRPYNYQMIEAAFPSMGKTQIVKTLKSLGEQGKLTFKEYNKAIIYWRIQDTGPKLDEQGYEIPQESIHDLNRKLDGINRQLEVEQDTLKSLISQSKQLNNQLSDEQIQKEVNQLSTENKELESKLLTFQTKEIMSDKDKQRLDDTIKKARSEWVKRKALFRDILDQVLERSNKKKKDLQEDIGWETDEDLKIQMIPDYSKPLSQQTLSSTNDESPFKKQKK from the exons atgtcAAAAAAGATaacaaaaaaagatgaag ttgaagaaaatatattaaatttaataaataaagcaAATAGACCAtataattatcaaatgatagAAGCAGCATTCCCAAGTATGGGTAAAACACAAATtgtaaaaacattaaaatctTTAGGAGAACAAGGTAAATTAAcatttaaagaatataatAAAGCTATTATATATTGGAGAATACAAGATACAGGTCCAAAATTAGATGAACAAGGTTATGAAATACCACAAGAATCAATTCACGatttaaatagaaaattGGACGGTATAAACAGGCAATTGGAGGTTGAACAAGAtacattaaaatcattaatttcacaAAGTAAACAactaaataatcaattatcaGATGAACAAATTCAAAAGGAGGTTAATCAATTATCAACAGAGAATAAAGAATTGGAATCGAAATTATTGACATTCCAAACCAAAGAGATAATGTCCGATAAAGATAAACAACGTCTTGATGATACTATAAAAAAAGCAAGAAGTGAATGGGTAAAACGTAAAGCTCTATTTAGAGATATCCTTGATCAAGTACTTGAAAgatcaaataaaaagaaaaaagatttaCAAGAAGATATCGGTTGGGAAACTgatgaagatttaaaaattcaaatgattccAGATTATTCAAAACCTTTATCACAACAAACTTTATCATCAACAAATGATGAATCaccttttaaaaaacaaaaaaaataa
- the mps1 gene encoding TTK family protein kinase, giving the protein MDTHQSFNENQHPNFNSGNHGGINMNRFQRFSKPTISPIQQQQQPQPQQPSSIIQRQSIIMTQPQPQPQPQMIPIFREPNEWYKLIDMEMNKFNNESRPSPEYIKYLTQLFQQALDSLEHKNTPEFYLFLLNRATFQSKIGENEDAKGTLKYMKVLKMESFEVFVLLSEIESKSFRFSKARSIINRGIQKIPSRSKEFEGFLMVIDIQEDEFSRNGCIISNNNNISFNNGDVNNNSIIMNENDQPMVINLNPQQQQQQQQQPYEISSSSSLMSTPASSRHLSNRSSIVPTPNSSTKLSESIKTIGLRSVQPRRVIHKQTTTNFNTTTTTIPENSYDDDADQPMDHDGNNNNNFRIHSNNNNNSSANSSYNKSENDEDDQDEEDEEEEDEDEDDDEEDEEEYEDNNNNNNNNNNNNNNNNNNNNNNNNNNYFKYNRQQYILNNDSDTSTNPNSPASSNSSVNDIINSISITDDSKLDYENNVKLQQQQQQQQQQQQQQQQQQQQQQQQQYIQQQQQQQPKIHPQRFSLQNNTPTTTTTTTAATNVQNPSSSSSYISPPLSSQSSELQHQRRHSIQAQRANKPPVIPPPSKLHQNNLQQQQQQQQQQQQQQQQQQQQQLLLQQQALLQQQQQQQILLQQQQQQQQQQQQQQQQQKQQEQQLKKTNMQPPPPKQPQPQTQTQQQQKNINNSEIVDKEKSFEVAKSWSEVAMVNGKPYLRIEFIGKGGSGKVYKVLSGDLKIYALKYVCLSDPNEIEAQLNEIEMLKRLRKQVNIIQLIDYEVNMAKNYILLVLEFGEIDLSKLLQRLQTPNGTNVNFIRIYWQQMLQAVHTIHEEKIIHGDLKPANFVSVQGSLKLIDFGIAKAIQSDDTTNIVRESQIGTINYISPEALIDTSQGGPKQCMKLGRASDIWSLGCILYEMAFGYPPFKSFSNIISKYQAIINPHHKIEFPVHPNENLLKVLKLCLIRNPHERPTIPTLLNHDFLKI; this is encoded by the exons atggATACTCATCaatcatttaatgaaaatcaacatccaaattttaatagtgGTAATCATGGAGGTATTAATATGAATAGATTTCAAAGATTTTCAAAACCAACAATTTCaccaattcaacaacaacaacaaccacaaccacaacaaccatcaTCAATTATACAAAGACAATCAATCATTATgacacaaccacaaccacaaccacaaccacaaatGATACCAATATTTAGAGAACCAAATGAATggtataaattaattgatatggaaatgaataaatttaataatgagtCAAGACCATCACctgaatatataaaatatttaactcAATTATTTCAACAGGCTTTAGATAGTCTTGAACATAAAAATACACccgaattttatttattcttattAAATCGTGCAACTTTTCAAAg TAAAATCGGAGAGAATGAAGATGCAAAAGGAACATTAAAATATATGAAAGTATTAAAGATGGAAAGTTTTGaagtatttgtattattatcagaGATTGAATCGAAATCTTTTAGATTTTCAAAGGCaagatcaattattaatagagGTATTCAAAAGATTCCCTCAAGGAGTAAAGAATTTGAGGGATTTTTAATGGTTATAGATATTCAAGAGGATGAATTTTCAAGAAATGGTTGtattattagtaataataataatataagttttaataatggtgatgtaaataataatagtataataatgaatgaaaatgatCAACCAATGGTAATTAATCTTAATccacagcagcaacaacaacaacaacaacaaccatatgaaatatcatcatcatcatcattgatGAGTACACCAGCATCCTCTAGACATTTATCTAATAGATCATCAATAGTTCCAACACCAAATAGTTCAACAAAACTCtctgaatcaattaaaacaattggtTTAAGATCTGTACAACCCAGAAGAGTTATTCATAAACAAACTActacaaattttaataccaccactactactatacCTGAAAATagttatgatgatgatgctgaTCAACCAATGGATCatgatggtaataataataataattttagaatACATTcgaacaacaataataatagtagtgcAAATAGTAGTTATAATAAAagtgaaaatgatgaagatgatcaagatgaagaagatgaagaagaagaagatgaagatgaggatgatgatgaagaagatgaagaagagtatgaagataataataataataataataataataataataataataataataataataataataataataataataataataataattattttaaatacaatCGACAACAatacattttaaataatgatagtgATACTAGTACAAACCCAAATTCACCAGCATCTTCAAACTCTTCTGTTAACGATATCATTAACAGTATTTCAATTACTGATGATTCTAAATTagattatgaaaataatgtaaaattacaacaacaacaacaacaacaacaacaacaacaacaacaacaacaacaacaacaacaacaacaacaacaacaacaatatatacaacaacaacaacaacaacaaccaaaaatACACCCACAAAGATTTTCACTTCAAAATaatacaccaacaacaactacaacaacaacagcagcaacaaatGTACAGAAcccttcatcatcatcatcatatatTTCACCTCCTTTATCTTCTCAATCATCAGAACTCCAACATCAAAGAAGACACTCTATTCAAGCTCAAAGAGCAAATAAACCTCCTGTTATTCCTCCACCTTCAAAATTacatcaaaataatttacaacagcagcaacaacaacaacaacaacaacaacaacaacaacaacaacaacaacaacaacaattacttttacaacaacaagctttattacaacaacagcagcaacaacaaattttattacaacaacaacaacaacaacaacaacaacaacaacaacaacaacaacaacaaaaacaacaagaacaacaattaaaaaaaacaaatatgcAACCACCGCCACCAAAGCAACCTCAACCTCAAACCcaaactcaacaacaacaaaaaaatattaataattcagaaattgttgataaagaaaaatcaTTTGAAGTTGCAAAAAGTTGGAGTGAAGTTGCAATGGTAAATGGTAAACCATATTTaagaattgaatttataggaaaaggtggtagtggtaaagTTTATAAGGTATTAAGTGGtgatttaaaaatctatGCATTGAAATATGTTTGTTTATCAGATCCAAATGAGATTGAAGCACAAttgaatgaaattgaaatgtTGAAACGTTTAAGAAAACAGGTTAATATCATTCAATTGATAGACTATGAAGTTAATATGGCAAAGAATTATATATTGTTAGTGTTGGAATTTGGTGAGATCGATCTATCAAAACTTTTACAAAGATTGCAAACTCCGAATGGAACCAATGTGAATTTCATACGTATCTATTGGCAGCAAATGTTGCAGGCTGTGCACACCATCCACGAGGAGAAGATCATTCATGGTGATTTGAAACCCGCAAATTTCGTCTCGGTTCAGGGtagtttaaaattaattgatttcgGTATTGCCAAAGCCATCCAATCCGATGATACTACCAATATCGTTAGAGAGAGTCAAATTGGTACAATCAATTATATCTCACCCGAGGCTTTAATCGATACTTCACAAGGTGGTCCAAAGCAGTGTATGAAGTTAGGAAGAGCAAGTGATATTTGGTCTTTGGGTTGTATACTCTATGAGATGGCTTTTGGTTATCCAccttttaaaagtttttcaaatataatcTCAAAATATCAAGCTATCATTAATCCTCAtcataaaattgaatttccAGTTCAtccaaatgaaaatttattaaaagttttaaaactttGTTTAATTAGGAATCCTCATGAAAGACCAACAATTCcaactttattaaatcatgattttttaaaaatttaa
- a CDS encoding hssA/2C/7E family protein, whose product MTLFSSISSISNPMTSSKSSIASFGSGTSMSSNSIACGGGCGGGSGGILGLGLGLGLNLFGGSGSRGACGGNGRSGNPAQGGNGGSCCGGPCCGI is encoded by the exons atgacacTCTTTt cATCAAtctcatcaatttcaaaccCAATGACAAGTTCAAAATCCAGTATTGCATCATTTGGTAGTGGAACAAGTATGagttcaaattcaattgcatgtggtggtggttgtggagGTGGAAGTGGTGGTATTCTTGGTTTAGGTTTAGGATTaggattaaatttatttggagGTTCTGGATCAAGAGGTGCttgtggtggtaatggtagaTCTGGAAATCCTGCTCAAGGAGGAAATGGAGGTTCTTGTTGTGGAGGTCCATGTTGTggtatttaa
- a CDS encoding DUF1692 family protein produces the protein MFENNNNDGGSGSGINSPLSPQSPYQATTTNRINRVSNNRNSNNNNNDSWVEKVKLFDFYPKVNDDVPRHKSTFGGVATMICILITTYLLVSEIYFYTFPIREHSLKVDITRGNRLPINIDIHFPRLVCTDITIDVVDGIDGNPIKDAAYQIVKQRLDSYGEPFAQGVALAGKKGIFSRSCTECEFPKSKRVSSVFYKQKCCNSCEDLRQYYRLNRIPQNLADDSPQCLIERPVQDDEGCRIYGSLSVQKMKGDFHILAGTGIDQSHDGHVHHAHHIPRENIGRIKHFNITHHIHKFSFGEDIEGLINPLEDFGIVAQSLAVQTYYLQVVPAIYKKNDFVLETNQYSYTYDYRIVNMFNLGQLFPGIYFKYDLSPLMIEVDQTSKPLVELITSICAIGGGMYVVLGLVVRLSEFITNLKKK, from the exons atgtttgaaaataataataatgatggtggAAGTGGTAGCGGAATAAATTCACCATTATCACCCCAATCACCATATCAAGCAACTACTACAAATAGAATTAATAGAGtatcaaataatagaaatagtaataataataataatgatagttGGGTagaaaaagttaaattatTCGATTTTTACCCAAAAGTTAATGATGATGTACCAAGACATAAATCAACATTTGGTGGTGTAGCAACAATGATTTGTATTTTAATTACAACTTATTTATTAGTATCagagatttatttttatacattCCCAATTAGGGAACATTCATTAAAGGTAGATATTACCAGAGGTAATAGATTACCAATCAATATCGATATTCATTTCCCAAGATTGGTTTGTACTGATATTACAATCGATGTAGTTGATGGTATAGATGGTAACCCAATTAAAGATGCAGCTTATCAAATAGTTAAACAAAGATTAGATTCATATGGTGAGCCATTTGCTCAAGGTGTTGCATtag cTGGTAAAAAAGGTATATTTAGTAGATCATGTACAGAATGTGAATTTCCAAAATCAAAGAGAGTATCATCAGtattttataaacaaaaatgTTGTAATAGTTGTGAAGATTTAAGACAATATTATAGACTTAATAGAATACCACAGAATTTAGCAGACGATTCACCACAATGTTTAATAGAGAGACCAGTTCAAGATGATGAAGGTTGTAGAATTTATGGATCATTGTCAGTGCAAAAGATGAAGGGTGATTTCCACATTTTGGCAGGCACTGGTATCGATCAATCACATGATGGTCACGTTCATCATGCTCATCATATCCCCAGAGAGAATATTGGGCGtattaaacattttaataTCACTCATCATATTCACAAGTTTTCATTTGGTGAGGATATCGAAGGTTTGATTAACCCATTGGAAGATTTTGGTATTGTTGCTCAAAGTTTGGCTGTTCAAACCTATTATCTTCAAGTTGTACCAGCAATCTATAAAAAGAATGATTTCGTTTTAGAAACTAATCAATACTCTTACACCTATGATTATAGGATTGTAAATATGTTCAATTTAGGTCAGCTTTTCCCTGGAATTTACTTCAAATATGATCTCTCTCCTCTTATGATTGAAGTAGATCAAACCTCAAAACCATTGGTTGAATTAATTACAAGTATTTGTGCAATTGGTGGTGGAATGTATGTAGTTTTAGGTTTAGTTGTTCGTTTATCTGaatttattacaaatttaaaaaagaaataa
- a CDS encoding hssA/2C/7E family protein gives MTLFSSISSISNPMTNSKSRISSFGSGTSMGSNSIACGGGCGGGSGGILGLGLGLGLNLFGGSRGACGGNSGSSNPGNGPCSGGKCCGGSCCGI, from the exons atgacacTTTTTT caTCAAtctcatcaatttcaaatccaatgacaaattcaaaatccaGAATATCATCATTTGGTAGTGGAACAAGTATgggttcaaattcaattgcatgtggtggtggttgtggagGTGGAAGTGGTGGTATTCTTGGTTTAGGTTTAGGATTaggattaaatttatttggagGTTCTAGAGGTGCTTGTGGTGGTAATAGTGGATCTAGTAATCCTGGTAATGGCCCATGTTCTGGTGGTAAATGTTGTGGAGGTTCATGTTGtggaatttaa
- a CDS encoding coiled-coil family protein, translating into MTLFASISSISNPSTSSKSSIVSFGSGTSMGSNSIACGGCGGGSGGILGSGLGFGLGLGLNLSGGFRSRGACRGNNGGSGYPGNGGMGGGNGSCCGI; encoded by the exons atgacacTATTTG caTCAAtctcatcaatttcaaatccaTCAACAAGTTCAAAATCCAGTATCGTATCATTTGGTAGTGGAACAAGTATgggttcaaattcaattgcatgtggtggttgtggagGTGGAAGTGGTGGTATTCTTGGTTCAGGTTTAGGTTTTGGTTTAGGATTAGGATTAAATTTAAGTGGAGGCTTTAGATCAAGAGGTGCATGTCGtggtaataatggtggttCTGGCTATCCTGGTAATGGAGGTATGGGTGGAGGAAATGGTTCATGTTGtggtatttaa
- a CDS encoding coiled-coil family protein, producing the protein MTLFSSISSISNPMTSSKSSIASFGSGTSMSSNSNACGGGCGGGNGGILGLGLGLGLNLFGGSRSRGACGGNNGGSGNPGNGPFSGGSCCGSPCCGI; encoded by the exons atgacacTTTTTT cATCAAtctcatcaatttcaaatccaATGACAAGTTCAAAATCCAGTATTGCATCATTTGGTAGTGGAACAAGTATGagttcaaattcaaatgccTGTGGCGGTGGTTGTGGAGGTGGAAATGGTGGTATTCTTGGTTTAGGTTTAGGTTTAGGATTAAATTTGTTTGGAGGTTCTAGATCAAGAGGTGCttgtggtggtaataatggtgGATCTGGCAATCCTGGTAATGGTCCATTTTCAGGAGGCTCTTGTTGCGGAAGTCCATGTTGtggtatttaa
- a CDS encoding coiled-coil family protein translates to MTLFSSISSISNPMTSSKSSIASFGSGTSMGSNSIACGGGCGGGSGGILGLGLGLGLNLFGGSRGACGGNSGSGNPGNGPCSGGKCCGGPCCGI, encoded by the exons atgacacTTTTTT CTTCAAtctcatcaatttcaaatccaATGACAAGTTCAAAATCCAGTATAGCATCATTTGGTAGTGGAACAAGTATgggttcaaattcaattgcatgtggtggtggttgtggtggtggaaGTGGTGGTATTCTTGGTTTAGGTTTAGGATTaggattaaatttatttggagGTTCTAGAGGTGCTTGTGGTGGTAATAGTGGATCTGGTAATCCTGGTAATGGCCCATGTTCTGGTGGTAAATGTTGTGGAGGTCCATGTTGtggaatttaa
- a CDS encoding coiled-coil family protein → MTLFSSISSISNPMTSSKSSISSFGSGTSIGSNSIACGGCGGGSGGILGSGLGIGLGLGLDLTGGSRTRGSCRGNGGSSNPVNGHGGMGGGNGSCCGI, encoded by the exons atgacacTTTTTT ctTCAAtctcatcaatttcaaatccaATGACAAGTTCAAAATCCAGTATTTCATCATTTGGTAGTGGAACAAGTATaggttcaaattcaattgcatgtggtggttgtggagGTGGAAGTGGTGGTATTCTTGGTTCAGGTTTAGGTATAGGTTTAGGTTTGGGTTTAGATTTAACTGGAGGCTCTAGAACAAGAGGGTCATGTCGTGGTAATGGCGGATCAAGCAATCCTGTTAATGGTCATGGAGGCATGGGAGGCGGAAATGGTTCATGTTGTGGAATTTAA
- a CDS encoding zinc-containing alcohol dehydrogenase (Similar to ADH), with the protein MMKAWRIHSFDGTYGMKMDEISVPHINDDQVLVKVSAVSLNYRDKAIMDGTYGIKFEKGLIPVSDTCGIIEKVGKNVKKFKVGDRVVNHFLSHWMEGEAKSNEEQFSYGGPLNGGLAKYIILDENSCLIPPKHYTDEECSTLPIAACTAWYSLMNVGGIESKLKSNQTVLIQGTGGVSLFALQISHSIGAKTILLTSNEEKKERLLKMGATHVINYKTHNEWEKEVMKLTNDQGVNHVLDVVGGDYINRSIRCSHTHGHIYMIGFLKESNAKINLFDALFKRINLHGIGVSPKDSFQEMINQLSTNFIFKPVIDTIYDFDDSIKAFQHLSRGSFGKIVIKLN; encoded by the coding sequence atgatgaaggCATGGAGAATTCATAGTTTTGATGGTACCTATGGTATGAAAATGGATGAAATTTCAGTTCCACATATTAATGATGATCAAGTATTGGTTAAAGTATCAGCAGTTTCATTAAACTATAGAGATAAAGCAATAATGGATGGAACCTAtggtattaaatttgaaaaaggtTTAATACCAGTATCTGATACTTGTGGcataattgaaaaagttggaaaaaatgtaaagaaatttaaagttGGTGATAGAGTTGTAAATCATTTCTTATCTCACTGGATGGAAGGTGAAGCGAAAAGTAATGAAGAACAATTCAGTTATGGTGGTCCGTTAAATGGCGGTTTAGCAAAATACATTATTCTTGATGAAAACTCATGTTTAATACCACCAAAACATTACACAGATGAAGAATGCTCAACATTACCCATTGCAGCATGTACAGCGTGGTATTCGTTAATGAATGTCGGTGGAAttgaatcaaaattaaaatcaaatcaaactGTTTTAATTCAAGGCACTGGCGGTGTCTCATTATTCGCTCTTCAAATATCACATTCAATTGGTGCAAAAACTATACTTTTAACAAgtaatgaagaaaaaaaagaaagattattaaaaatgggTGCCACTCAtgttataaattataaaaccCATAATGAATGGGAGAAAGAAGTTATGAAATTAACAAATGATCAAGGTGTAAATCATGTACTTGATGTAGTTGGTGGTGATTATATAAATAGATCAATACGTTGTAGTCATACACATGGTCATATCTATATGATtggatttttaaaagaatcaaatgCTAAAATCAACCTTTTTGATGCTCtctttaaaagaattaaccTACATGGTATTGGAGTTTCACCAAAAGATTCTTTCCAAGAAATGattaatcaattatcaacaaatttCATCTTTAAACCAGTAATTGATACAATTtatgattttgatgattcaattaaagcATTTCAACATTTATCAAGAGGTTCATTTGGTAAAAttgttataaaattaaattaa
- a CDS encoding coiled-coil family protein, which yields MTLFSSISSISSSISSSKSSIASFGNGTSMGSNSIACGGGCGSGNGFGGIFIGANIDLTGGASTSSGGRGGRPGRGHGGPHGHGRGGSGSGSSCGCN from the exons atgacTCTTTTTT catcaatttcatcaatttcaagcTCAATTTCAAGCTCAAAATCAAGTATTGCATCATTTGGTAATGGAACAAGTATgggttcaaattcaattgcatgtggtggtggttgtggaaGTGGAAATGGATTTGGTGGTATTTTTATTGGTGCAAATATAGATTTAACAGGTGGCGCCAGTACAAGTAGTGGGGGCAGAGGTGGAAGACCAGGTCGTGGACATGGTGGGCCACATGGTCATGGTCGTGGTGGTTCTGGTTCTGGAAGCTCATGTGGTTGTAATtag
- a CDS encoding erg28 family protein: protein MQLLQYFLFFIGCFRLFCSFKFLINPVSIFSYAYPNVKKEVFLGLFSRIAFLWFFTTGSMAIACSQDIENKTLFFFTWMTFVYGLGHHVVEYLYFRTTEIKNNLVQFSLAFPLIIIMGSIMISW from the exons atgcaattattacaatattttttattttttattggatGTTTCAGATTATTttgttcttttaaatttttaattaacccTGTATCCATTTTTAGTTACGCATAtccaaatgtaaaaaaagaag tatttttaGGATTATTCTCAAGAATTGCATTTTTATGGTTTTTTACAACTGGTTCAATGGCTATTGCATGTTCAcaagatattgaaaataaaacattatttttctttacttGGATGACATTTGTTTATGGTTTGGGTCATCATGTTGtagaatatttatattttagaacaacagaaattaaaaataatcttgTTCAATTTTCTTTAGCATttccattaataataataatgggtTCAATAATGATTTCTTggtaa
- a CDS encoding coiled-coil family protein gives MTLFSSISSISNPMTSSKSSIASFGSGTSMGSNSIACGGGCGGSDGILGLGLGLSLGLGLGLNLTGGSRSRGGCGGSNGSMGGGNGSCCGI, from the exons atgacacTTTTCT cATCAAtctcatcaatttcaaatccaATGACAAGTTCAAAATCCAGTATTGCATCATTTGGTAGTGGAACAAGTATgggttcaaattcaattgcatgtggtggtggttgtggtggaaGTGATGGTATTCTTGGTTTAGGCTTAGGTTTAAGTTTAGGTTTAGGTTTAGGTTTAAATTTAACTGGAGGTTCTAGATCTAgaggtggttgtggtggtagtaATGGAAGTATGGGTGGAGGAAATGGTTCATGTTGtggtatttaa